In Kaistella sp. 97-N-M2, the sequence TAGCCATTAAGCGGTTACTATTATTCATATTTTTCGGAAAATATGGTGCGGCGTTTTCGACTTTCTGATAACAATTCTTTCATACCGTTTTTTTAAGATTTTTGATGTTAAAAGAGCTTAAGTGGCTCTTGCCTTTTGCTCTGGCTCTTCTTCGACGATTCAGGAATAACACAATTGAATTACAAGCACATTCACCTTTACATTCCGCCCGCACCATTGCAGCATAATTCGTATTTTTGTAAAAATTTTAGCTCTTGAAAACTAAAAAGCCCGATTTCAGCCACCTTTCTGCTAAACAGTCCATTGGGATTTTCGATTCCGGCGTGGGTGGATTAACCGTCGCAAAAGAAATTAAACGGTTGTTGCCGCACGAGGATCTGGTTTATTTTGGGGACACGAAACACCTGCCCTACGGCGAAAAATCGCGCGAAGCGATCGTGGGATATTCTACGAAAATCACGGATTTTTTGCTGGAGAAAAACTGTAAAGCAATCGTAATCGCCTGTAACTCCGCCACTGCAAACGCATTGAAAGAGGTTCTGGATTTGGTGGATCATCGGGTTCCCGTTATCGACGTCATTAATCCCGTGGCCGAAAAAGTTTCGTACGAAATCCACACCAATGTGGGCGTTATTGCGACGAAAGCTACGGTGAATTCGGGACTTTATAAAAAATCCATCCGCAAGCACAATAAGTTCATCAAAGTCGAGGAACTGGCCACGCCGCTGCTGGTGCCGGCCATTGAGGAAGGTTTTCGTAACCATCCGATCACGCATTCAATTATCTACAATTATTTGAGCAGCAGTAAACTGAAGAATATTGAAACTTTAATTTTAGGATGTACGCATTATCCGTTATTGCTGCCGGAAATCAAACAGTTTTACGGAAACCGAGTTCGCGTTATTGATTCTCCGACAATTGTTGCAAATCAGCTGAAAATGATTCTGGAAAAACACAACCTCCTAAACGAAAACAATCCAAAACCGACCTATCATTTTTACCTGTCGGATATCACAAAGAATTTCGAGAAAATCTCAAAAAAGTTCTTCGGCAAAAGTATTGATCTGGAACTGAAAGTACTTTAAGTTTCTTGCGCCGAATTCTAGGAAATTGCCACGAAAACACGAATGTTTAATATTTTCTACGTAGAAGCTGACGACAAAAAGGAAACTTTTTAGTTATTTCTGAATTAAAGATTTATCAGTCTTTGAAGACCAGGATTTGATATAAAAATTAAATTACTTCCGCAACCTCGTTTGGTTTAAAGAACGAAAAGCTTACGTTTCCGTACTTGCGCGTATCGATTAAATTCGGATGTTCCAGTTTCGTACGGCTTTGATGTTCGAGGATAAAAACGCCGTTTTCTTTGAGATAATTATTGTTCAGCACCAAAGAAATCAGTTCCTGGTACTTTTTTTCTTCCGTTTCGAAAGGCGGATCCGCTACAACAATTTCGAAGGTTTTTCGGTTTCGGTTTTTCTTCAGGTATTCAAAAACATCTGCACGCATTACATTAATCTGGGCGCCCATGTCGAGGTCGGTGGCGGTGGAATTGATAAAGCCGGCGTGTTTGGTATTCATTTCTACAGAAGTCACGTCTTTGCATTCTCTGGAAGCGAATTCCAGCGTAATGGAGCCAATTCCTGCAAACAGATCCAGCACCGAAATGGACGCGAAATCGAACCGGTACCGATTTTCGATAATGCTGAAGAGGGCTTCTTTTGCAAAATCCGTGGTGGGTCTTACATCGAAATTTTTCGGAGCGGAAATTCGTTTGGCTTTCCATTGGCCGCTGATGATTCTGTACATTGAGAGGTTGGTGTTTGTTAAATGATAGATAAAAGCAGGACTGAGAAAAGAATTTTATTTTTTTAACGCAAAGGCGCGAGATCAATTGTTGCTTACTCTTTAAGGCGCAAAGGCGTTTCACTTTGCAAAGTCAAGTCAAAACCCAGAGCCTTTTTTAGTACCGCAATAACTTTCATAAAAACCGACCATTTACCGCAATTTTCAGTTAGCTTTTTCACCTTTGCCTTGCTTCTGGAATTTTACCGGGCATTCAAAATAAAATTCTTTTTCGGAATATTATCGTAAACGATCTTTAAATTTTTTACGAATTTTTTCAGTTCGGAAATAAACGTTTCATTTTCGGTGGTTTCACCATAAACATAAAACTGGGTGTCGTTACTGCCGAAACCAATTTTGCTGAGCGTGAACATAATAAAATAAAGGAAATCCACTTCCGAATTTACGTCCAAATTATTATATAAAATCACTTTTTTGTGGTCGAGGGCGAAAAATTCACACTGCTGATGATAGAGATTGATATGAATTTCCTTCTGATTTTTTCCAGAAATTGTATTCAAAAACTGCTCCCCCGAAAAATTGAAATTCGTGGGCAGCGCCAGGTCTTTAATTTTGCGATAGGTCACTTTCGGCAAGGTATAATAAAACTGAAGGCCAAACTTTTTGTTGACGGAGAGCATTAATTCTTCTTTTTCGCGGTCGACAGGGGCGTTAAAGGCGATCAGGTCATAACCTAAATCGTGGTCCGAAAAACCTTCGGGCATCAAAGTAAAATGATTCAGCGCCGAGATGACGCTGATTTCTTTAAAGTTTTTCTGCTCTAAAACAGCGTCGAGTTTTGTCTGCAGAAAGTTTTCGGGCGAATCTTCGCTCACAAAAAAAGAATCTTCCCCGGAAACATTTCTGTTTCGGGAAATCTGATATTGCAGGCCGTCTTTCGTAAAAAGTAATTTGAGTTGTTCCATGCTTTACGCCAGCAAATTTATTAAAATTAATCGGCTTTCGGAATTTTCTTTATTATGAGCCTTTATGTAATACATGAGCTGAATTTGGGGATAGGACCTGAGGCCGTTATCGAAAAAAAACGAGGACGGTGCCCGATTGATGATGCAGAATTTCCTTGTTATGAAACTCGAGGTTCGTCTGGCTTTCCAACACGTCGTGGACCATTTGTTGCAAAACGCCGTCACCGATGCCGTGGATGATTTCGAGCTTCTTCAGGTTGTTTTTTCGGCAGTAATCCAATGTCGAGAGAAGTTTTTCCTTTTGGAGAAAAAGTCTTTCGAAGGAATCGTACGCGGCCGTATTTTTCACGAGGTTTTCAAAATGAAGATCGAGCAGGACCGGTTTTTTGTGATGCTTTTTGGAGACCGATTTAGAAAATTCTGTTTTTTGAACGGTGTGCATTTCGTCGTAAAGCCCGGCAGCCTGCAGCACAAGGTCAGACTCGTCGTACTCATACCGGAAGCCGTGTTCATCTTCGAGGATCACCTTTTTTCCCTGAATGGAGATAATTTTTCCTTTTAAATTTTCGTCCACCACCGAAACTGAGTCGCCTTTTTTCATTTCGTACTTTTCATTGCAGCGAAAATAAGAAAATTTCTGTTCTGGCCGTACCTTTGAAGTGCGTAGAAAAGTATCATTAACGTCATCCATGATATTTAGCGTTAAAGGTTTTGTGATCACGGTTTTTAATGCCATGAATTTTCACCCAAATCCCCGGATGTGTACTTTGCATTATGCTGCAAAAATCTTCCCGAAAATTTCCATAAATTTGAAGGCATATTAATCAGCTTAAAAACATCAATTATACCCTATGGATCCAATTTTTGACCTTATTGAACAGGAAAGACAACGGCAAACGCACGGCATCGAACTTATTGCATCGGAAAATTTTGTTTCCGAAAACGTGATGAAAGCGGTCGGAAGCGTTTTAACAAATAAATATGCGGAAGGTTATCCCGGAAAACGATATTATGGCGGGTGCGAAGTCGTAGACGAGGTGGAAACTCTGGCCATCGAAAGAGCGAAAGAACTTTTCGGTGTGGCGTATGCGAATGTGCAGCCGCATTCCGGGTCCCAGGCGAATGCAGCCATTTACCTGGCGGTACTGAAGCCGGGAGATCAGATTTTAGGTTTGGATCTGTCCATGGGCGGCCATTTAACGCACGGATCTTTTGTGAATTTTTCCGGAATTCAATACGGCGCCAATTTCTACGGCGTGGAGCGGGAAAGCGGTCTCATCGATTACGAAGCCATGCGTCAGAAAGCATTGGAGGTAAAGCCGAAAATGATCATCGCAGGGTATTCGGCGTATTCGCGTGATCTGGATTTTAAAAAATTCCGTGAAGTGGCTGATGAGGTAGGGGCGACACTTTGGGCCGATATTGCGCATCCCGCGGGATTGATTGCTAAAGGTCTTTTGAGTTCGCCTTTCGAACACTGCCATGTGGTGAGCACAACAACCCATAAAACACTTCGCGGACCGAGAGGCGGTTTAATAATGATGGGCAAAGATTTCGAAAACACATACGGACATCGAACACCAAAAGGTGACACTAAAATGATGAGTCAGGTTTTGGACAGTGCCGTATTTCCGGGAATTCAGGGCGGGCCACTGGAACATGTGATCGCCGGAAAAGCCGTCGCCTTTGCAGAAGCGATTGATGAGAAATTTGAAGTCTATACCAAGCAGGTTGTTGCCAATGCACGTGCTTTGGCCAAAGCCATGATCGACAATGGTTTCGATATTGTAAGTGGCGGCACGGATAATCATCTGATGCTCGTGGATCTCCGCAATAAAAATGTGAACGGCAAAGAAACCGAGAAAGCTTTGGTAAAAGCCGATATTACGTGCAACAAAAACATGGTGCCGTTCGATGACAAATCTGCCTTTACGACGTCGGGAATCCGTTTGGGAACGGCAGCGATCACGACGAGAGGTTTGAAAGAAAGGGATATGGAAGTTCTGGCCGGACTGATCAACGAGGTGGTGATGAACATTAACGATGAGGGCAAAATTGCGGAGGTTCGGAAGAAAGCGAATCAGATGATGGAAGGGAAGGCGTTGTTTAATTATTAAGGCTGCTGACTGCTTTGAGGTTGATGATTTTATACGAAACTTCTCGATACGCTGCGCTACTCGAAGTGACGACCGACAGAAGATTCGGATGCCTTTTAATTAGAAATCACGCCGTCAGTTCGAGTGATTTTGCGAAGCAAAATTGTATCGAGAACTTTATAACTAAGGCCGGTCCAAAACCACTTCTCAATACGCTGCGCTACTCGAAGTGACGGAGAGTTGAAGGGAGATGTAAAGGAGCATTTGATAAAGAACTTCTCGATACGCTTCGCTACTCGAAGTGACGGCGGGTTCAATGATTTGCTGAGGAGCACATAAAAAACTTCTCGATACGCTTCGCTACTCGAAGTGACGACCGACTGAAGATTCGGATGCCTTTTAATTAGAAATCGCGCCGTCAGTTCGAGTGATTTTGCGGAGCAAAATTGTATCGAGAACTTTATAACTAAGGCCGGTCCACAAGCACTTCTCGATACGCTGTGCTACTCGAAGTGACGGTGGGTTGAATGATTTGCTGAGGAGCACATAAAAAACTTCTCGATACGCTTCGCTACTCGAAGTGACGACCGGCTCAAGTTTTCGGATGCCTTTTAATTAGAAATCACGCCGTCAGTTCGAGTGATTTTGCGGAGCAAAATTGTATCGAGAACTTTTAAGACTAAAATAGTTGATATAAGAAAAAAGCAGGCAAAATGAATCTCTCATACGTCTATATTTTAAAATGTTCCGATGATACCTTTTACACTGGAGTAACAAGTGATCTGGAACAAAGGGTGCAGGAGCATGAGGGCGGAAAGCACGGTGATTCCTATACCGCCCAAAGATTGCCTGTCGAACTGGTCTATTTCTGTAGTTTTACGGATATTAATCTTGCCATTGAATTTGAAAAAAAGCTTAAAAAATGGTCGCGGGCAAAGAAACTGGCGCTCATTGAAAACCGGTATGATGATCTTCCGGCGCTTTCAAAAAAAGTTTTTAAAAAATGAGCAGTACGGTGATGGGATTTTAGTGTGAAAATATATTTTAAAAACTTCTCGATACGCTGCGCTACTCGAAGTGACGACCGGCTCAAGTTTTCGAATGACCCTTAAGTAATAATCGTGCCGTCAGTTCGAGTGATTTTGCGGAGCAAAATTGTATCGAGAACTTTTAAGACTGAAATAGTTGATATATTAAAAAAAAACAGACAAGATGGAGCTTTCATACGTCTATATTTTAAAATGTTCCGATGATACTTTTTACACTGGAGTAACAAGTGATCTGGAGCAAAGGGTGCAGGAGCACCAGGGCGGAAAGCACGGTGATTCCTACACCGCTCAAAGACTGCCTGTCGAACTGGTCTATTTCTGTAGTTTTACGGATATTAATCTTGCCATTGAGTTTGAAAAAAAGATCAAAAAATGGTCGCGGGCAAAGAAACTGGCGCTCATTGAAAGCCGGTATGACGATCTTCCGGCGCTCGCGAAAAAGGTTTTTAAAAAATGAGCAGTACGTGATGGGATTTTGAGTACAAGAATATAATCTAAAGGCTTCTCGATACGCTGCGCTACTCGAAGTGACGGTGGGTTGACGGCTTTCGTTTGTCCGTTAACAAGCGCAAACCGTAAGAAGTATCGCGCCGTCAGTTCGAGTGATTTTGCAGAGCAAAATTGTATCGAGAACTTAAGTGAACGATAAGTGATAACAGAACGGAATTGATTTATAAGAATTACACCAGAAAAAGATGTTTGATAAGAACTTCTCGATACGCTTCGCTACTCGAAGTGACGACCGGCTCAAGTTTTCGGATGCCTTTTAATTAGAAATCACGCCGTCAGTTCGAGTGATTTTGCGGAGCAAAATTGTATCGAGAACTTTTAAGACTGATATATTAAAAAACAGACAAGATGGAGCTTTCATACATCTATATTTTAAAATGTTCCGATGGTACCTTTTACACGGGAGTAACAAGTGATCTGGAACAAAGGGTGCAGGAGCATCAGGGCGGAAAGCACGGTGATTCCTATACCGCCCAAAGATTGCCTGTCGAACTGGTCTATTTCTGTAGTTTTACGGATATTAATCTTGCCATTGAATTTGAAAAAAAGATCAAAAAATGGTCGCGGGCAAAGAAATTGGCGCTTATTGAAAACCGGTGTGACGATCTTCCGGCGCTTTCAAAAAAAGTTTTTAAAAAATGAGCAGTAGGGTCATGGTATTTTGGTGCGAAAATATATTTTAAAAACTTCTCGATACGCTGCGCTACTCGAAGTGACGGCGGGGGTAAATTTGTAAGAATTGCACTAATTAGCTACTTTCGTCAGTTCGAGTGATTTTGCGAAGCAAAATTGTATCGAGAACTTTATAACTAAGGCTGGTCCAAAA encodes:
- the murI gene encoding glutamate racemase, with the translated sequence MKTKKPDFSHLSAKQSIGIFDSGVGGLTVAKEIKRLLPHEDLVYFGDTKHLPYGEKSREAIVGYSTKITDFLLEKNCKAIVIACNSATANALKEVLDLVDHRVPVIDVINPVAEKVSYEIHTNVGVIATKATVNSGLYKKSIRKHNKFIKVEELATPLLVPAIEEGFRNHPITHSIIYNYLSSSKLKNIETLILGCTHYPLLLPEIKQFYGNRVRVIDSPTIVANQLKMILEKHNLLNENNPKPTYHFYLSDITKNFEKISKKFFGKSIDLELKVL
- the rsmD gene encoding 16S rRNA (guanine(966)-N(2))-methyltransferase RsmD; translated protein: MYRIISGQWKAKRISAPKNFDVRPTTDFAKEALFSIIENRYRFDFASISVLDLFAGIGSITLEFASRECKDVTSVEMNTKHAGFINSTATDLDMGAQINVMRADVFEYLKKNRNRKTFEIVVADPPFETEEKKYQELISLVLNNNYLKENGVFILEHQSRTKLEHPNLIDTRKYGNVSFSFFKPNEVAEVI
- a CDS encoding DUF3822 family protein, whose protein sequence is MEQLKLLFTKDGLQYQISRNRNVSGEDSFFVSEDSPENFLQTKLDAVLEQKNFKEISVISALNHFTLMPEGFSDHDLGYDLIAFNAPVDREKEELMLSVNKKFGLQFYYTLPKVTYRKIKDLALPTNFNFSGEQFLNTISGKNQKEIHINLYHQQCEFFALDHKKVILYNNLDVNSEVDFLYFIMFTLSKIGFGSNDTQFYVYGETTENETFISELKKFVKNLKIVYDNIPKKNFILNAR
- a CDS encoding Smr/MutS family protein, encoding MALKTVITKPLTLNIMDDVNDTFLRTSKVRPEQKFSYFRCNEKYEMKKGDSVSVVDENLKGKIISIQGKKVILEDEHGFRYEYDESDLVLQAAGLYDEMHTVQKTEFSKSVSKKHHKKPVLLDLHFENLVKNTAAYDSFERLFLQKEKLLSTLDYCRKNNLKKLEIIHGIGDGVLQQMVHDVLESQTNLEFHNKEILHHQSGTVLVFFR
- the glyA gene encoding serine hydroxymethyltransferase, with product MDPIFDLIEQERQRQTHGIELIASENFVSENVMKAVGSVLTNKYAEGYPGKRYYGGCEVVDEVETLAIERAKELFGVAYANVQPHSGSQANAAIYLAVLKPGDQILGLDLSMGGHLTHGSFVNFSGIQYGANFYGVERESGLIDYEAMRQKALEVKPKMIIAGYSAYSRDLDFKKFREVADEVGATLWADIAHPAGLIAKGLLSSPFEHCHVVSTTTHKTLRGPRGGLIMMGKDFENTYGHRTPKGDTKMMSQVLDSAVFPGIQGGPLEHVIAGKAVAFAEAIDEKFEVYTKQVVANARALAKAMIDNGFDIVSGGTDNHLMLVDLRNKNVNGKETEKALVKADITCNKNMVPFDDKSAFTTSGIRLGTAAITTRGLKERDMEVLAGLINEVVMNINDEGKIAEVRKKANQMMEGKALFNY
- a CDS encoding GIY-YIG nuclease family protein; this encodes MNLSYVYILKCSDDTFYTGVTSDLEQRVQEHEGGKHGDSYTAQRLPVELVYFCSFTDINLAIEFEKKLKKWSRAKKLALIENRYDDLPALSKKVFKK
- a CDS encoding GIY-YIG nuclease family protein, yielding MELSYVYILKCSDDTFYTGVTSDLEQRVQEHQGGKHGDSYTAQRLPVELVYFCSFTDINLAIEFEKKIKKWSRAKKLALIESRYDDLPALAKKVFKK
- a CDS encoding GIY-YIG nuclease family protein, whose translation is MELSYIYILKCSDGTFYTGVTSDLEQRVQEHQGGKHGDSYTAQRLPVELVYFCSFTDINLAIEFEKKIKKWSRAKKLALIENRCDDLPALSKKVFKK